tcaggaaaaaaaaaaaaaaagaaggaaacccATTTGGCAAAATTCTTTTGCTCAGTCCTCACTCCTttgctcaaattaaaaaaaccaatgTTATGGACATAACAAAAAGTTCTTCTTAATACAATTACAAAGACCACTAAGTtgagttgaattgttaaataaattaattgtatttgtttttttattgaattgtttAATTGAATTCTTAATATAGTttagacaaaaagaaaataaaaaaatcttaattaataCAATTACAAGAATCAATAATTTGAGTTGaactgtaaaataaaaaaaattgcaatcgAATGATAGCTTGATTATGTACATTGAAAGAGACATGAGCAAAGTCGAGGGCAATTGCCCCCGTAACCTCCCCCAAGTCTTGCAGATTTTCATGCTGACCCCAATCTTGGCGAAGGAATTGCCCGATTTGAGTGGGTCAAATACGTTGTTCTGGAAGGATGAATGGTGGAAGCAATGCATGGAAGGTGTTCTAGGAACCAGTTCAATGCGTTCCTTCCAGTATTTCAAACATGCGTTGAACCTGAAGAATAAAgtgaatttattaaatatacCCATCGCCACCACAAATCCACCCTACTCACTATAATACGAATAAAATCAAGTGGGCCATTGAGAAGCAAATCAAAGCTGCACCACACCTTTGGTGCAAAGGGAAATCACTTCTGGCAATGAGCATCTGCGTTGATTTTTCGGCCCAGAACTTCATAAACTGTCCAAAAGATTTCTTCATTAAGGCCAGCTAAACTAGGCAATACAACCACCATTAGAAAGATCAATTTAAGACAAACTCTTTAGgctaagaaattaatttttcttagcATGAGCCAAAATAAGGGATGCATGagccaaaaataatttttcttttaagagccCATTGCTGAGCTCTAGTCTTGTGCAACCGAATTtgctttaataaaatttcaatttctttttaattttttttctcattttgaatttataaaggctaattaattggaTTCCAGTTTTTTAAACGTTAAGATCATTAGGATTTTGGTTAATTCCAGCTAGAAAATGCCTATTTTCAATATTAATTAAGTCCAAACTATTATTtagattaaaaattatttaaaaatattaatacttTAATCAGCAATTTGATTTTGTGTATGTATCCACATAACTATTTTAGCCTTATCCAATGAGATTGTGACACACAATTAATTCTAAATTAACCTTTTGATGGTCTAATTAAAATTAACTTCTTATGATCCTACTTGATCCAACCTTAATTACCCGGATGCATATTAGTTgtcaaaaaatgattttataataTCTATTGATCAAATAGTCGGATTGAAGTTAAATTGAGTTTATAATATCCAAGATTGTAAAATGGGTTGACTGCAATACTATAATGTAAGAATTACTCTTATAGTTTTATGTGCAAAcacaattgaaataaatatcCATTGATAGTTGCCATGATTATTAAACTTAatatttagacaaaaaaaaggcaaaagagaaaaaaaaaaatcatattatactAAATTTTCTTCTACATTGCAAGAAAATTTATAATGTATCTGATACATGCATCCATTCTCTCACATAAAGATTGACTTCACAAGTGTGGGATTCATTCTCATGTGAGATAATAGATACATGTATCAGATACATATAATAACACCTCGTATATTGCACGAGTTACCAATTAATTATATGCtaataaattgaagaaaaactaagtaataacttgaaatataacaaaaaatccCCTCACCTTCACAGTTATTTCAGAAAAAATCATCCAACCCAATACTAATAAAccatttatttgatttgtagGCTATGTACAATAACAAAAACTTAACACAGAAATTAGTTAGCATAATGTTGAGTTGGACTTGGTATGCCCCAAGAAAAGATCCATTGTCATTATAAATTGTCTTGTCCCTCAAGCACATGTCTTTCATTTAGAAAAACTAGTGTCTTTGTGTAATTGATAACTTGAATGTAGTTGTACCGTCCATATTTACGATGATTTCTTAGTTCTTGTGTTCGAGGGTTATACAATACCAACCATGCGTCGTGACTCGTGATCTTCTATAAGAACTAACTCattccccccaaaattttaagaattgagCATAGTCTTGATGGAGTCCGAGCCTTAATTTCTTGGTCCAAATCCTTCCAACACTACACTCATTCATCAATCACTCAAATAACATATATTACATATGGTAAGTACCGAATAGTCTATTACCAATGCAACAATCCTTGATAACAGCAATTTCTTTAGTACACAAAGGATGAGTTGTGGCCTTGTGGACTCAAAGATGTCTCTTGAAATATCTCATTACTCACGTAACTAAACAACGTATCACTTTTTTTCCCTAGAATCCCTGGAATTAATTTAGTCAAATCTTGGTAAATAATATAAAGTagtttctttttccctttttttagtCCAGTTAACGAATGTCttttaaaattagattttataaTGTATTCAATTTGTTATTTATAGGAAGTCAAGCCACCTTGGTTTAAAGGGAAATTGTTTATTAAGTTTGACTAGTTCCTAGTGCATATTGCAATCAATTTGCTACTTATAGGGAGTCAAGCAGCTTTTGGTTTAAAGGGAATTTATTTATGAACTTTCACTAGTTCCTAATGCATATGTAGATACGTTTGAaacctcctttttctttttcttttttattgaacTCTTTGAGGTCTCCTTAACGAGGGTACAAGGAAACCCCCATAACAtactccaaaataaaataaaataaggagaAGCAGTATCTTCATGAGGTTTGATGATATAAAAATTTTGGCGAAATCCTTTCACATATGTGAGTTTAAATTTAGGTGCGTCAAGAGGGATTTTAATGGCTCGGCTCATGAACTTCCCTAATGGGCTGTGAAATTCCACTCTTTGGGATGTATGATGTATCTCACAATCACATTCCTTCCCCGTGTTGGCCAGGGCCCTCAAGTCCCCATATTAGCtctcaacaaaaagaaaaaaaatgtcagaATGCAATCGTCGCACCGACAAAAATGTTTGTTGACGTAGTCGAAATTCCATTCCATGTGGTGCAGTGGTGGTTCCATTTTTAAGAAAACCAATCCATACGGTGCAGCCCAAGAACCTCTCCCAAAACCAGCCGCACCAAACCGTGTATGCCCCTAATTTCCAATCCATTTTACCGCAAGCATTGAGAAGCAGGTCTAGTCCATTTAAGTAAGAATATGAACAACTCAGGTCTAGCCCATTTAAGTAAGAATATGAATGAATAAAATCTGACTGCAACAAGCTAGACAAAAGCAATAGTAAAAGTAACATAAGAACAAGTTTACTATTCCTGAattaatggtctgtttggattaaagaagagagaagggaagtagACTAGAGTAGAGTTGATTTAGtacaaaattaacttatttttagccaactctactctactcctctTCACTCTCCCCCCTTCTTTCCCCTCCATCCAAATAGACCATAAAGAAAACAAGAGCCAAAATGTTAGCCTCTGCAACTGTTATTCATATAATCTattaacaagaagaaaaaataaccaTTGAATCTGACTTCATTAGTTACCAATAATTGTACtcaaaagtacaaaataaaaagttaattggCCCAAAAATTGGTACTATCTTCCAATAATATTTACCCTCAAACTTTCACAGTTTCTTTCCCTAAGAAACTTTGGCAATGAAATTGCTCCAGCATTGATGAGCCCCAAATATATGAGCCTACTTTTATTGAGCTTGCAAGAAGTTAAAATTTGTACATATCACACACCAAAGATTTACCATTGGTACTTGGCAGCAACAAGCACCTCCTCATACTTTTGAGCAGCATTGTCCCAACTTAAGTCTTGCATCATCCCTCGTCTCTGGAGTCCTTCCCAACTTTGCTTGTACTCTCGGTAAGTGAGTAAGCAGTTTCCTAATGCATCTATTAGCTTATTTGCTTCAGCACTATCAAATGTCCACCCAAGCCCTGACTCATCAAATGGATTGAAAGGTTGCACAGTATCTCTCAGTCCACCAACAGCATGCACAACTGGAACTGTCCCATAGCTCATAGCATATAATTGGTTCAGTCCACAAGGCTCAAATCTTGACGGCATGAGCAAAATGTCTGCGCCAGCAGTTATACGGTGTGCTGTCTTAACAGAAAAACCAACCCAGCCCCTGATTTTGTCCTGGTGTTGGTTTTCAAACTGCCTGAGCATCTGCTCCAGGTCAGGTCTGCCAGTGCCCAACATGATTAGTTGCACGTCCTGACCCATCATCCATGGAATTGCCTCGGCTATTAGATCAACACCTTTCTGATGATCCAGTCTCCCAATGAAACCGATCACAGGGACATCCTCACGAATGGGCAGACCAAGCTCCTTCTGTAAGGCTGCCTTGCACTGAGGCTTTCCAGTCTTAAGTGTTTCAAGGGAGTAGTTTGTGTAACCATCTGATGTCAAGAAAACATCATATTGTGGGTTCCAATCTTTCATGTCAATTCCATTCACAATGCCCCTCAATTTCCAGTCATTCTCATTTATGATCCCATGCAAACCCCAACCGCCTTCAGAAGTTTTAATTTCCCAGGCATATCCATGACTAACGGTAATCACACGGTCTGCTGTCTTTAAACCAGCTGCAAAGATATTTAAGTGATCACCTCCTACAGGATCATACAATCTAAAAAGGTCCAAGTAGTGTTCTGGAAGACCGAGATAGGTGAATTCATCAACAGGCCCCCGACCCTAGATAAAACATACAATTCAAATTGGTAATTAGTTCCAATTTACCATCTATAAAGCGTAATATGGGTATTAGAAATATGTTCAAAGCTTACAATACGGGTATAAGAATACTACACATTCATGAGTAATATCGCAAGGATGCAGCTTGAGGACGAGAAATATTGAGTCACCTTTCTATATCAATCAATAAGTATTTTAGCTAAATTGTCTGCAATCTACCCACTCTATGGGATCAACTTATGACTCTTGATTTAGTGGGAGATGGAACATAATGGCTCAACTTATATGATATGACTAAACTTCCTTAATTTTTCACTGAGGGTAAACCTTAAGTACAATTCCCTATGAGCAATACATTAGGTTTCCTGATTAAATTCCAACACATGATTGCATTGACCAATAAAGCACAAAACAATGTTATCTTTTCCAAGgacaattaaattcataattcattgtagctgtgtttgaattttattgcagAACCTAATGTGCTGCACTTAGGAAACTGTACTTAAGTTTTTACCCTTTCACTAAATGTCATGagatatttctttttcaatggGATTCTGAATAGCTCTAACAAGATTAGCCAAGCATTCAACTGTTCTGCAGCCTATGTTTCAAGGGTTTCAGAAACATGTAGTGGTCCTTGGCTCAAGAATACAATAATCTAGACAACTATTGTCTAATATATAAATCAACAATGATACGATCTGCTTTTACACAATTTGGAGGGTATTGAAGTCATTTGAAACTTAATCATTAGCCATATTGAAGAAATACAATTTATAATTTGGCCTGTCTGCTCAAAAAACATCACGCATTTTTATCAAGGTAGTATTTCCAATAACCGCTATTGAAGTAGAACATACAAGCattaaaaactattttgaaACAGATAAATGCAAGTTCCTAGACTAAAATGTTGTATATGCAGGCACAAACCAAGGTAAGTTGATAAAAACTGATGTCCATACCATATGCCATATCCACCCAATAGCAACTAGCTGTctaaaaccttttcttttcttttctttttttggttcttttgttaatttgttaatttcacTACTCAATGTTAAATTGAATTTAGCCAAGCAGATTTTTCTAGGGCTGGCCATTTTTCCACAACTTACAAATACTTTGGCATAAATAAGTGCCATTTCAGGCAATCTGGCCTCAgtaattacccaaaaaaaaaaaaaaaaaaggatttgtgAAAACCACTGAAAGCAACTTTTTGACATTCCAAGTCATCAACTAACAATTAAAATGTGTTGTATGGGAGACAATAAAGTCAAACCATTCAATCTaaatactataaaaataaaaataaaataaaaatgttttcagCTTTCTTCAAAGTACAAAAATTGTATAGGGTAATTACACCAAACAAATTATATTGAATCGAACAGAGAACAAACCTGGTGAGCTATGTTATGAATTACAAGGATGGACCTTGTATAGCGCATTAAACCATTGTCCCGATAGTATGCCTTCAGATACACTGGCAACAATGCTGTATGCCAATCATTGGCAATGAAAACCAAATTTCCATCTCCATAGCAGACACCACCACATGGAACAAGCCAAGGGACCTGATAATCACCAAAATTTCTACTTTATACAAACTGATGACTTTCTACCAGAATGCAACTCTAACAGGCTGGCCAATACATATAAATAAAGCCACCCTTGTTTGCAAGAGCAATGCATTAGCATTCACTTTTGGTTGTGTTTATGTCAATTATCCATATTTTTATCTTTGACCCAACATCATAAAGAACATTCTACATAATTatgatgtaaaatagaaaattgcaGGAAATCTGTCATGAAGAGCATATATGTGGCTTACAACAGGGTAGCACCATGGTTTCTAGCAATTATCCCCAACACATGCAGATATTGAGTCTAACTGCCATATCAAATCAGTTTGACATGGCAAAACCGAGCAGATAATAGACCCATCGCAAGACAAATATTATAGTTATgataagttgaaaattttgttctttttgcttCCAATGTGATGTGGATGGTAGTGTGAACATagaataatttaattttctgaAATAACATTTGGTGCTTATAGGTATCTCTATAATGTGCATAatgagcttttttttctttcttttttttttttgtaattacaaGTGGGGGAGGGGGGCAGTGCATAATTAAGATATGCTAAGCAATGAGTTCAACAAGCTAGAATTCATGCAACTTAATGTGGAATTAAAAAATTCCATATATCATTCATTTAAGGGTTTGTCTGAAAGGACCAAAACTATACCTCAACAGTTGCCTTGCAAAATAGTATCATGCGTTTTAAAATATCCTGCAATGAGGGAAAACCAAACACATATAGAACTCAGAATTTTAtaaatgatataatatatatatatatatatatatatatatagggagagagaaagagagagagagagagagagtaaattaTGTATGCACCGGATTGCAATTGACACATTAAAATAGCATACATATTATGTAATGTAAATTTCAAATAAGGTAACTATTGCACTAGGCCTGGCACACTCACCAGACAGGGCCCTTTTGGGCCCACCCCTGGGGATTAAATTGTGAATACATGACCCCACCCATTAGAACCATGTATCAAGTAATCCAGGGGCACACTCTATTgtattaaagaaagaaatacaAGAACCTTTTTTATGAGATCATAAACACAAGTTTGGTTGTAGAGTTGGATGACAAATCTATAACAGTATGGAAGTAAGGAAGTAAAAAGTATAAACCATCTGATATAGATTATTCGAAGTCTAATTAGCCCATCACTGAACTATGATCACCAATTCACCATCCTCCCTAAGAATAATTTAAGCAAAACTATAAGAACAATATCATACCACACGATTTCCTCCGTATACATTATCCAAATGGCGAAACAGAGAACTTTCAATGAAAACAAAGTCCACACCATCGATATAGGCCTGGAAGTAACATACTTCTATATCCTGCAAGCTCAAAAATTTGTTACAccatgacaaaaataattttgtcactCTAATAGGAAATAAATTACAGCTCAACATTTCAGCTGGTGCATACCTGGCCATCTACCACATACCTCTTCCGAACTCCTGTATCTTGGGGTTCAACATAATTCCGATACAGAGGTGCTACTACCTAAGgcaaaaagaaacaacaaaagaaaaaatatataatacaaCTCATGCATTTGCAATCAATCCAATAAACTCATGGGTTTTTAATGGCCTTGTTTAATATTGAGGAAATTAGGGAAAAAGAAAGTCAGATATTTATTTCAAGTTGCAACTTGGAGTCTTCAGTTGACTGCAATGCAGTACTCCCATTTTCAGTTAACTATTTAAAAGGAATAACCAATTTACCATAACACGATGTCCACGCCGAGCCAAAGCCTTTGGCAAAGCACCAGCAACATCTCCAAGCCCACCTATGAGAACTCATAAATCAGCCTTTGGGGCACATACTAAAGGTTTACAAAAAGACACACAGTGAGAGAGAAGTTTTCATTATGGAAACGCCCCATCCCCctcccccaccaaaaaaaacaaaaaacaaatgtgCAATTAAATGAGGCTCATTACAAAGCTGATAATCTAACAAGTTGACAAGAGAACTAGGAGACTTGGACTTGCATTAGTAAGAAACAATCTATTCAAGtcaatttcaagttttcaacttATAAAATGGATGAATTCCAGCATGTGACACCTATTGAGTAACCAAACCTATTACATTAATGTTATTTGGCCCCAGATCGACCTGAAGCAAGGCTGGGTGACCAGGTAAAAATAGATAGACTGATTGTTCGATCACTTAAACCAGGAAATGATCGATAAATTATATTACAAATAACACATTACATGTCAGGCATAACAATGCATGACAATAACATATTAGCAAAAATCTGTGGTAATATATGTTAACTCATTCAAAATTTAGGCTGCATTAACTACTAAAATGAATTCAAAGACTACCAAGTTAGCCCTGAGTAATCAGAATAATAAATTTCCCAGTAAGAGACACTTAATGACAGAAATAAATTTCCCAGTAAGAGACGCTTAATGACAGATTAATCAAGCTACTCATTAATTAATTCCGTCGACAGGCTGATCTATGGTTGCTAACTATGCTTGTATATTTCTAATATCTAATCCAcatctatttcaattttttgaaacaagaaaTACAATTATAATATACAATTACATGAAAACTTCATGAATACAAAAATGACACTTTGTCTGCCTATTAAGATATAGATATGAACAATACATAAGTTAAGAATTGTGCAAAAGGGTTTCTGAAAAAATATccaatcagatttttttttttttttttcattcatttgttCTTTGGATAACCATTTCAAAAGATTATTTGTAATGCAACAGAAATACCCAGAGAAACTTTTCTCAATAAACAATCTGGCTAGGAAGATCTTTACACAATACCTGTTTTAGACCATGGAGCACATTCTGCTGCTACCAATATAACATTCATAACATTGGCCCCAGCTAAAGGAGGGGGTTTGACTTCTTCAATTGCTGGATCATTTGCTTCACCATCCACCtctgctaaacttgttttgttgaaaatttcaTGCTTTTTATCTGTTATGCTGGAACTTTCGGAGGGACTAGAAAGAAAGGAAGGCAGCCCATCCGACCAAACTTTTTCTGAATTAGTTTCTTTTAAATGACTGGTGGAGTCAACATCAGAGGATGTTTTTCTTAGAGGTGCCACTTCTTCAGATTCCTTCTTTACTTCATTAAAATCTCTACTAATATCTGAAGGTAGCGTTTCCAGCTCCTCATCTACAGTCAAACGGGCATAGTTGTTGGAAGGAATGCCACTATTATTGTCATCAACAGATTTATCACCAGCTGAAGCAAGATCTGGATTTGGAGAAGAGCTTCCCCTTCCTTCATAAGATACTTCTTCATCCTCTTGATTTATAATACTATCTTTTATAGATGAAACCAGATTCCTTCTTTCAGCAATCTGAAAGTAGTTGCATTGGAGcattcaattttttagatactaaaaattgtaataattagCAGGGACTAGAGGAAGCACCATTTGAAACAGATAATATAAATTCAGGTAAGATCATGTGTACAAATCTCATATGTAGCTAAAAGTTACAACTCCTACAGTTGTTGTAATGGTTTCAAATAATGCAAAATGTGATGAATATCAGCCAatacatataaatttacatacatgcaaattgaaagttgaaaccaatACCATTTTGACTAGCCTCCTTGCATTAGGAAACTTCAAACGTAATAAGAGCAATTTTTTCTAAAGTATTTCCTACCTTTGAATGTATACACGTACTTTTTGCTATTGTAAGACATTCCAACAATtgccttttgtgtgtgtgtgtgtgtgagagagagagagagagaggtagttGGGGATTTAAGGTTATATCTTACATATATTTACCAATACAAAACATTTTATCTTAGAAgaataaattctaaattaaaatgTTACAGAATTTGGACTATGATGGGAATCAGTTGTGATGCCTAGGAGAGTACCAGATATCATTTCTAGTTGGAATTGGCTGCGTGGTAAGATGATGTATTCTAGTATTTGGGGGGACTGCTCCCTCATGCTTGATGTGGACTGTTTGAAGGGAAAGGAATCTGTGTAATTTTGAAGGACAAGAATGATTGATTATTTAACTCAAATCCAGCAGTGCAATCCCTTTTTGAGTGGCAGCATGTTTATTCCTCTGCTGCTGGTCTAGACTTAGACATACTAGCAATTCTGCAGAGtttgtatttttcttaatttctttttactttcttttcctttgagTGTCCTTAGTATAATCCATGTAtacttgggccctggcctctttctttttcatcaaaGAACTTATTTCGTATTgatcccaaaataaaaaataaataaaaataaaactcttagAAGACTAAGAAGAGTATTTAGAGTTTCAACAATTTTATACAATGTAAGAACATGTTTCTAACAACATGCTTTCTCTAAATGATTTTCAAAATGCATTGGTATTCGTGATTTAAAGTTCTCacaacttctttttttgataagtttaaAGTTCTCCCAAATTCTCCAAGCTCACATAATCATAAGCCAAAGGTTTCTTCTAGCATAAAAAGGACGAATGAATTGGCTTTGAAAAGGGGACTACAGACACGAGTTAAACAACTATAATTCTCAgaagttcaaaaaataaaatgagggGCAGATTTTGTCTGAACAGTTGAGGCAATACCACAACACCCCAAGACAACAACTTCATGAAATGACTGCTTCAAGTCTGCAATAATGCAAGTGCAGATAATTGGATCCGATACCAGAAGAGTGATCCGCTAACTTACTTGACTAGCGACTAACTTTTATAATCTTTTTGGaactcattttaattatttatagacCCATAGATTAGCAGAAAAGCTCTTAAAAGCAAATGTTGCTTTTTTACTTTCCCAAAACAAGAACAGTGTATACAAAATCTGAACCAAATGTCATGCGGCACAGTAAGACCCTAAAAGGCTAAAAGCCCTTTTATTGAGCAAAATATATAACCCATTTTGTAAATACAAAATCAACCTCAATACCAAAAGAGAATAAAATCCCAGAATCAAAAACTTAAAGCAAGATAAACAATCAATCTCAATACCTGTTGAAGTAGGTCCCTTTGCATGGCAAGAACCTTTTTGCTCTTTTCGATTGTGGCCTGAAGAGCATCGTCCACTTCATTGCTATCATCCTCACTTTCCGCAAAGTCCTTGGCTTTCACCTTCGGAAGCGTAATTCTCCATTGCTGTCCTCTACCGCTTCCACATATCAGTCTATCACAGCTCAAAGAGAAACCAGCATAATCAAGCGGCTTTCTGGGGCGGTACACGAAGAAAGAGAACCTAGGTCGGCTATGATTTACACTGTGAAGAAGCACAGGGCTCTCAGACTTCGTCTCAATGGTGAAAGGAAGTGACCCAGCAGATGCCATTCAACTGTTCAACGTTTTGCCTCTGAGAAAACTAGCTAAAGTTCTTGCGATCAGCAACGAGCTAGTGATGATTTAGTGGAAAATGAGGCAGACCCAGTTGAGGAAACTGAGAGAGGAACAAAACCCAGTTGCGGATTTTGGAAACTGAGAGTAGTACAAGATTCCCTCAAGTGGACAATGATCGAAATCTATGTGTAATAGAAGAGAAAGCTAGTGAGGCTGATGAGAATGATGGAGGAGCtatacctatcaaaaaaagagaatgaCGGAGGAGCTAAGAACATGTGTCAGTTGGACGAAGAAAGGAACAAGAAAATCATTTCGAAGGGTCGTCGGATTGGGTCCCGTAGAATGGAAAATCATGGAGGGGTTTTTT
This DNA window, taken from Quercus robur chromosome 2, dhQueRobu3.1, whole genome shotgun sequence, encodes the following:
- the LOC126715166 gene encoding granule-bound starch synthase 2, chloroplastic/amyloplastic; its protein translation is MASAGSLPFTIETKSESPVLLHSVNHSRPRFSFFVYRPRKPLDYAGFSLSCDRLICGSGRGQQWRITLPKVKAKDFAESEDDSNEVDDALQATIEKSKKVLAMQRDLLQQIAERRNLVSSIKDSIINQEDEEVSYEGRGSSSPNPDLASAGDKSVDDNNSGIPSNNYARLTVDEELETLPSDISRDFNEVKKESEEVAPLRKTSSDVDSTSHLKETNSEKVWSDGLPSFLSSPSESSSITDKKHEIFNKTSLAEVDGEANDPAIEEVKPPPLAGANVMNVILVAAECAPWSKTGGLGDVAGALPKALARRGHRVMVVAPLYRNYVEPQDTGVRKRYVVDGQDIEVCYFQAYIDGVDFVFIESSLFRHLDNVYGGNRVDILKRMILFCKATVEVPWLVPCGGVCYGDGNLVFIANDWHTALLPVYLKAYYRDNGLMRYTRSILVIHNIAHQGRGPVDEFTYLGLPEHYLDLFRLYDPVGGDHLNIFAAGLKTADRVITVSHGYAWEIKTSEGGWGLHGIINENDWKLRGIVNGIDMKDWNPQYDVFLTSDGYTNYSLETLKTGKPQCKAALQKELGLPIREDVPVIGFIGRLDHQKGVDLIAEAIPWMMGQDVQLIMLGTGRPDLEQMLRQFENQHQDKIRGWVGFSVKTAHRITAGADILLMPSRFEPCGLNQLYAMSYGTVPVVHAVGGLRDTVQPFNPFDESGLGWTFDSAEANKLIDALGNCLLTYREYKQSWEGLQRRGMMQDLSWDNAAQKYEEVLVAAKYQW